A genomic region of Anaerolineales bacterium contains the following coding sequences:
- the mrdA gene encoding penicillin-binding protein 2 codes for MTFLNNNPTKSGTALEQWRLYAFFGFVGLVFLIFALRLFYLQVLEHENWLSQAEENRTEVISLPPQRGVIYDRNGVVLARNEASYNIVVVPAELPEDDGEIEKILYALADLTEQPMHLGSIDDPLIPCGTNLGVAEMVAIQTSFSPYDPVSIQCNVSRELALAVMEHSVDWPGVDVVIEPVREYPTGSITAAIIGYLGPIPAAQEEELRAQGFVPNRDKVGYGGLELYFDELLRGTPGRRVVETDAGGQILRDIEPPVDAVAGQNIVLTIDARLQAAASAIIEEELQLWNNFFADKEASKMTSGVIIAINPKTGELLAMVSWPTFENNRMTRFIPAYYYEQLLADSTKPLVNHAAGAALPAGSVFKIVTAVGGLNEGIVTPEEIVQTPGSITVSQRFYEGEAGQNREFVDWNRAGFGQLNFYGGIANSSNVYFYKVGGGYEGEIDEGLGICRLGTYARAMGYGEALGVELPYEVDGLVPDPTWKRLNQGENWSTGDTYISSVGQGYVLASPLQVLISTATIANDGAQMRPTLLRQIVDGEGNIIQDFEPDLRWDITKDPIIEHYENPSGIGACRPTGELTTVDPAVIQAVQRGMREAVTYGTLAERFRSLTIAAAGKTGTAEYCDEVAAANNRCQYGAWPSHAWSVAYAPFDDPELAAVAFVYNGSEGSSVAGPILNRVIQAYFELKSIDTQLGRAE; via the coding sequence ATGACCTTTCTCAACAACAACCCCACCAAGAGCGGCACCGCACTGGAACAGTGGCGCCTGTATGCTTTTTTTGGCTTCGTAGGCCTGGTCTTTCTGATCTTCGCCCTGCGTTTGTTTTACCTGCAGGTACTGGAACACGAGAACTGGCTGAGCCAGGCCGAAGAGAACCGCACGGAAGTGATTAGCCTGCCCCCGCAGCGCGGCGTGATCTACGATCGCAACGGCGTGGTGTTGGCGCGCAACGAAGCCTCCTACAACATCGTGGTGGTGCCTGCCGAGCTACCCGAAGACGACGGCGAGATCGAAAAGATCCTATACGCGCTGGCCGATCTGACCGAACAGCCGATGCACCTGGGCAGCATTGACGACCCGCTGATCCCGTGTGGCACCAACCTGGGCGTGGCCGAAATGGTGGCGATCCAGACCAGCTTCTCGCCCTATGATCCCGTGTCGATCCAATGTAACGTTTCGCGCGAGCTGGCGCTGGCGGTGATGGAGCATTCGGTGGATTGGCCGGGGGTAGACGTAGTGATCGAGCCGGTGCGCGAGTACCCTACGGGTTCGATCACCGCCGCGATCATCGGCTATCTGGGCCCGATCCCGGCGGCACAGGAAGAGGAGCTGCGTGCCCAGGGCTTTGTGCCCAACCGCGACAAGGTGGGCTACGGCGGCCTGGAGCTGTATTTCGATGAGCTGCTGCGCGGCACGCCCGGCCGCCGTGTGGTGGAAACTGACGCTGGTGGCCAGATCCTGCGTGACATCGAACCGCCGGTGGACGCCGTGGCCGGCCAAAATATCGTGCTAACCATTGATGCGCGCTTACAGGCCGCCGCCTCGGCGATCATCGAAGAAGAACTACAGTTGTGGAACAATTTCTTTGCGGATAAAGAAGCCAGCAAGATGACCAGCGGCGTCATCATCGCCATCAATCCCAAAACTGGCGAGCTGCTGGCGATGGTCTCGTGGCCGACATTTGAGAACAACCGCATGACGCGCTTCATCCCGGCGTATTACTATGAGCAACTATTGGCTGACTCCACCAAGCCGCTGGTCAACCATGCGGCCGGTGCTGCCCTGCCTGCCGGCTCGGTGTTCAAGATCGTGACCGCGGTGGGCGGCCTGAATGAAGGCATCGTTACGCCGGAGGAAATCGTTCAAACTCCTGGCTCTATCACCGTGAGCCAACGTTTCTACGAAGGCGAAGCGGGCCAGAACCGTGAATTTGTGGACTGGAATCGCGCTGGCTTTGGCCAACTGAACTTCTATGGCGGTATCGCCAACTCCAGCAACGTGTATTTTTATAAAGTGGGTGGTGGCTACGAAGGCGAGATCGACGAAGGCTTGGGCATCTGCCGTCTGGGCACCTACGCGCGGGCGATGGGGTACGGCGAAGCCCTGGGGGTTGAGCTGCCTTACGAAGTCGATGGCTTGGTGCCTGACCCGACCTGGAAGCGCTTGAACCAAGGCGAGAACTGGTCCACCGGCGATACGTACATTTCCAGTGTGGGCCAGGGCTATGTGCTCGCCTCACCCTTGCAAGTCTTGATCTCCACAGCCACCATCGCCAATGACGGCGCGCAGATGCGCCCCACCCTGCTGCGCCAGATCGTGGATGGCGAAGGCAACATCATTCAGGATTTTGAGCCGGACCTGCGCTGGGACATTACCAAAGACCCGATCATTGAACATTACGAGAACCCCTCGGGCATTGGCGCCTGCCGCCCCACCGGTGAGCTCACCACGGTGGACCCGGCGGTGATCCAAGCGGTACAGCGCGGCATGCGCGAGGCCGTGACCTACGGCACGCTGGCCGAGCGGTTCCGCAGCCTTACGATCGCCGCCGCCGGCAAGACCGGCACCGCCGAATACTGTGACGAAGTGGCCGCGGCCAACAACCGTTGCCAGTACGGCGCCTGGCCCAGCCACGCCTGGTCAGTAGCCTACGCGCCGTTCGATGACCCTGAGTTAGCCGCGGTGGCCTTTGTGTACAACGGCAGCGAAGGTTCCTCGGTGGCCGGGCCGATCCTCAACCGCGTCATCCAAGCTTACTTCGAGCTCAAGTCCATCGACACGCAACTGGGCCGCGCCGAGTAG
- a CDS encoding rod shape-determining protein: MAFNPINWILGFFSLDIGIDLGTANTLVFVRGKGIVINEPSWVAVEKKSRLPIMVGDKAAVGQVAKEMAGRAPKNVLVVRPLRDGVISEFEITEAMLAHFIGKAHEQSIVPLPRPRVVVGVPSGVTEVEKRAVNDAALLAGAREVYLIEEPTASALAVGLPINQVGGNVVLDIGGGTSEVTVFSLGSVVANRSLRVAGDELDQSIVQYIRNKYNILIGERAAEQVKIKVGSAYPLKEERTTTVRGRNLVTGLPETLEISSIEIREALSGPLDQIVQATKEALDDVPAEMVGDVMDNGIAMCGGGALLQGLSERLSDELRLRCWVADDPLTCVARGAGLVLDDLEAYRHFLLQVD, translated from the coding sequence ATGGCCTTTAACCCGATCAACTGGATCCTGGGTTTCTTCTCCCTGGATATTGGCATTGACCTCGGCACCGCCAACACGCTGGTGTTCGTGCGCGGCAAGGGCATCGTCATCAATGAACCCTCGTGGGTGGCGGTGGAGAAGAAATCGCGCCTGCCGATCATGGTGGGCGATAAAGCTGCCGTGGGCCAAGTGGCCAAAGAGATGGCTGGCCGCGCCCCCAAGAACGTACTGGTCGTGCGCCCCTTGCGCGATGGCGTCATTTCCGAATTTGAGATCACCGAAGCGATGCTGGCCCACTTCATCGGCAAGGCGCACGAGCAAAGCATTGTTCCGCTGCCCCGCCCGCGCGTAGTGGTGGGCGTGCCTTCGGGCGTCACCGAAGTCGAGAAGCGCGCCGTGAATGACGCCGCCCTGCTGGCCGGAGCGCGCGAGGTCTACCTGATCGAGGAGCCCACCGCCTCGGCCCTGGCCGTTGGCCTGCCGATCAACCAGGTGGGCGGCAATGTAGTGCTGGATATCGGCGGTGGCACCTCTGAGGTGACGGTCTTCTCGCTCGGCTCGGTGGTAGCCAATCGCAGTCTGCGCGTGGCGGGCGACGAGCTCGACCAATCGATCGTGCAATATATCCGCAACAAGTACAACATTCTCATCGGCGAACGCGCCGCCGAACAGGTCAAGATCAAGGTCGGCTCGGCCTACCCGCTCAAAGAAGAGCGCACCACCACCGTGCGCGGCCGCAACCTGGTGACCGGTCTGCCCGAAACGCTGGAGATCTCTTCGATCGAGATCCGCGAGGCGCTCTCCGGCCCGCTGGATCAGATCGTGCAGGCCACCAAGGAAGCGTTGGATGATGTGCCGGCCGAGATGGTGGGCGACGTGATGGATAACGGCATCGCCATGTGTGGCGGCGGCGCACTGCTGCAAGGGCTGTCGGAGCGCCTGAGCGACGAGCTGCGCCTGCGCTGCTGGGTGGCGGACGATCCGCTCACCTGCGTGGCGCGCGGGGCCGGCCTGGTGCTCGACGACCTGGAAGCCTACCGCCACTTCCTGCTGCAGGTAGACTGA
- the glmS gene encoding glutamine--fructose-6-phosphate transaminase (isomerizing), giving the protein MCGIVGYIGPRDATPIILNGLKRLEYRGYDSAGIAVLQDERIEIRRDAGKLERLFNTVAAQPVHGQLGIGHTRWATHGEPNVRNAHPHISTSGDVVLVHNGIVENYLQLREELEAEGVEFKSDTDTEVIVQLVDRFLAKDGNLEDAARQVLRLIRGHHGIVLFSARQPDRIVAARMGNAGGVVVGFGKGEMFVSSDLPAILEHTREVVFLESGQMAVVTQQGMSLSNLQGETLQPSVDVIFWDPVSAEKGEYRHFMQKEIHEQVRSLTDTISGRVDFETGRILLPDLKLNEAFVQQLEKIWIIACGTAGYAGQIGAKYIERIARIPVEFDIASEFRYRDPLVSDKMAVLAISQSGETADTLAAMAEGRKRGATLWANINMIGSQAMRVADGYISMQTGPEIGVASTKAYTAPVVNLYMLAILLGELRGTLDDNTRRALVAELSHIPEWVSACLQREAEVLEVAKALKDITHCLYLGRGINVSTAYEGALKLKELSYIHAEGYPAGEMKHGPIALVDEDMPVIVVAPQDELYEKMISQIEQAKARGGKVVAVATEGDELIPTLADHVLWVPKTPALLSPVVTVIPLQMLAYHIASLRGLDVDQPRNLAKSVTVE; this is encoded by the coding sequence ATGTGTGGAATTGTTGGCTACATCGGCCCGCGCGACGCGACGCCGATCATTTTGAACGGATTAAAACGCCTGGAGTATCGCGGCTACGATTCAGCCGGCATCGCGGTACTGCAGGATGAGCGTATCGAAATTCGCCGTGATGCGGGCAAGCTGGAGCGCCTGTTCAACACCGTGGCCGCGCAGCCTGTGCACGGCCAGTTGGGCATTGGCCACACGCGTTGGGCCACCCACGGTGAGCCCAACGTGCGTAATGCTCACCCGCACATCAGCACCTCGGGGGATGTAGTGCTGGTGCATAACGGCATCGTGGAGAATTACCTGCAGTTGCGCGAAGAGCTTGAAGCCGAAGGCGTAGAGTTCAAATCGGATACCGATACCGAGGTCATCGTCCAGTTGGTCGATCGCTTCCTGGCCAAGGATGGCAACCTGGAAGACGCCGCCCGCCAGGTGTTGCGCCTGATCCGCGGCCACCACGGCATCGTGCTCTTCAGCGCCCGCCAGCCCGATCGCATCGTGGCGGCGCGCATGGGCAATGCCGGGGGTGTGGTGGTGGGCTTTGGCAAGGGCGAGATGTTCGTCTCCTCCGATCTGCCTGCCATCCTCGAACACACGCGTGAAGTCGTCTTCCTCGAATCGGGGCAGATGGCCGTGGTGACCCAGCAGGGCATGAGCCTGAGCAACCTGCAAGGCGAAACCTTGCAGCCCAGCGTGGATGTGATCTTCTGGGATCCGGTATCCGCGGAGAAAGGCGAATATCGCCACTTCATGCAGAAGGAAATTCACGAGCAGGTGCGCTCGCTCACCGACACAATCTCCGGCCGGGTGGATTTTGAAACCGGCCGCATCCTGCTGCCCGACCTTAAGCTCAATGAAGCCTTCGTGCAGCAACTCGAAAAGATCTGGATCATCGCCTGTGGCACGGCGGGCTACGCCGGGCAAATTGGCGCCAAATACATCGAGCGTATTGCGCGCATCCCGGTGGAGTTTGACATCGCTTCCGAGTTCCGCTATCGCGATCCGCTGGTGAGCGACAAAATGGCCGTGCTGGCCATCAGCCAGTCCGGCGAAACCGCCGACACCCTGGCGGCGATGGCCGAAGGGCGCAAGCGCGGCGCAACCCTGTGGGCCAACATCAACATGATCGGCTCGCAGGCCATGCGCGTGGCGGATGGCTACATCTCGATGCAGACCGGGCCGGAGATCGGCGTAGCCTCCACCAAGGCCTATACCGCCCCGGTGGTCAATCTCTACATGCTGGCGATCCTGCTGGGCGAGCTGCGCGGCACGCTGGATGACAACACCCGCCGTGCCCTGGTGGCCGAGCTCAGCCACATCCCTGAGTGGGTCTCTGCCTGCTTGCAGCGCGAAGCCGAAGTGCTCGAAGTGGCCAAGGCGCTCAAGGACATTACCCATTGCCTGTATCTGGGGCGCGGGATCAACGTCTCCACCGCCTATGAAGGTGCCCTCAAGCTCAAGGAGCTTTCCTACATCCATGCTGAGGGTTACCCGGCCGGTGAGATGAAGCACGGTCCGATCGCCCTGGTGGATGAAGATATGCCCGTGATCGTGGTGGCCCCGCAAGATGAGCTGTACGAAAAAATGATCAGCCAGATTGAGCAGGCCAAGGCGCGCGGCGGCAAAGTGGTGGCGGTTGCCACCGAAGGCGATGAGCTGATTCCCACCTTGGCCGATCATGTGCTCTGGGTGCCCAAGACCCCGGCGCTGCTCTCGCCGGTGGTGACGGTCATCCCGCTGCAGATGCTGGCCTATCACATCGCCAGTCTGCGCGGCTTGGATGTTGACCAGCCGCGCAATCTGGCCAAGAGCGTGACGGTGGAATAG
- the minC gene encoding septum site-determining protein MinC: MSDVQAIPIEIKGIREGLLVSLPEGEWPLLEQALVDELARRGDFLKGAKLIINAAEHELNVAAVSRLRDRVTDSGLVLWGILSTAAQTERSAQLMGLATRIHDGSREPEPAEEEYADPAPQDLGPDGGILVRRTLRSGASLHSPGHITIIGDVNPGAEVVAGGNVVVWGRLRGLVHAGAGGDEAAIVCAMDLAPTQLRIAGHIAIPPSERGEISPEIARIHNGQVTAENWKLG, from the coding sequence GTGAGTGACGTACAAGCCATTCCGATCGAGATCAAAGGCATCCGCGAAGGGCTGCTGGTTAGCTTGCCTGAGGGCGAGTGGCCGCTGCTCGAGCAAGCCTTAGTAGACGAACTCGCCCGCCGTGGCGATTTCCTCAAAGGCGCCAAGCTGATCATCAACGCCGCTGAACACGAGCTCAATGTGGCTGCAGTCAGCCGCCTGCGCGACCGGGTGACCGATAGCGGCCTGGTGCTCTGGGGCATCCTCAGCACCGCCGCCCAAACCGAGCGCAGCGCCCAACTGATGGGCCTGGCCACCCGCATCCACGACGGCTCACGTGAGCCTGAGCCGGCCGAAGAGGAATACGCAGACCCCGCCCCGCAAGACCTGGGGCCGGATGGCGGCATCCTCGTGCGCCGCACGCTGCGCTCTGGCGCCAGCCTACACTCCCCCGGGCACATCACCATCATCGGTGACGTCAACCCCGGCGCCGAAGTGGTGGCCGGCGGCAACGTGGTGGTGTGGGGCCGCCTGCGCGGCCTGGTGCACGCCGGCGCCGGCGGCGACGAAGCCGCCATCGTGTGCGCCATGGATCTGGCGCCTACCCAGCTACGCATCGCCGGGCATATTGCCATTCCGCCCAGCGAGCGCGGCGAGATTTCACCCGAGATTGCCCGCATTCACAACGGGCAAGTGACCGCAGAGAATTGGAAATTAGGATAA
- the minD gene encoding septum site-determining protein MinD — protein sequence MTARVITITSGKGGVGKTTATANISAALAEMGHKVVCMDADIGLRNLDVVLGLENRIVYDLVDVVEGRCKVRQAMIRDKRLEELYLIPAAQTRDKNAIAPKDMQRICDELRPDFDYIVIDSPAGIERGFKNAIAPADDVIIITNPEVSAVRDADRIIGLVEAEQKGPAKLVVNRINTEMVERGDMLAVADVLELLAVELIGIVPDDSAVLVSTNKGAPIALEPKSKTGQAFRDIARRLTGEQVPFSASNGNEGFLGRLSKLIGTKEGRNA from the coding sequence ATGACCGCACGCGTAATTACCATCACTTCAGGCAAGGGCGGCGTCGGCAAGACCACCGCCACGGCCAACATCAGCGCCGCCCTGGCCGAAATGGGCCACAAGGTGGTCTGCATGGATGCCGACATCGGCCTGCGCAACCTCGACGTTGTGCTCGGCCTGGAGAATCGCATCGTCTACGATCTGGTGGATGTAGTGGAAGGCCGCTGTAAGGTGCGCCAGGCCATGATCCGCGACAAGCGCCTGGAAGAGCTGTACCTGATCCCAGCGGCGCAAACCCGCGACAAAAACGCCATCGCCCCCAAGGATATGCAGCGTATTTGCGATGAGCTGCGCCCGGATTTTGATTACATCGTGATCGACTCGCCGGCGGGGATCGAGCGCGGCTTCAAGAACGCCATCGCCCCTGCTGATGATGTGATCATCATCACCAACCCCGAAGTTTCAGCGGTGCGCGATGCCGACCGCATCATCGGCCTGGTGGAAGCGGAGCAAAAAGGCCCGGCCAAGCTGGTGGTCAACCGCATCAATACCGAGATGGTCGAACGCGGTGACATGCTGGCAGTGGCCGATGTGCTCGAGCTGCTGGCGGTGGAGCTGATCGGCATTGTGCCCGACGACAGCGCCGTGCTGGTGAGCACCAACAAGGGTGCGCCGATCGCACTGGAGCCCAAGAGCAAGACCGGCCAGGCCTTTCGTGACATTGCCCGCCGCCTGACCGGCGAGCAGGTGCCCTTCAGCGCCAGTAACGGCAACGAAGGTTTCCTCGGCCGGCTCTCCAAGCTGATCGGCACCAAAGAAGGGCGCAATGCCTAG
- a CDS encoding glutamate--tRNA ligase, producing MTQPHAARVRFAPSPTGLTHLGSGRTALYNYLLAQQSGGKFLLRIEDTDQKRFNPDAEGDLTSSLHWLGLQWDEGPEVGGPHAPYYQSQRMAIYRQHAEELIERGHAFYCFCTPAELDAVRKAQQEAKQAPHYSGACRELPLAEAKQRVADGETHVIRFKVPKDGSITVHDELRGDITVQNHTIDDRVLLKSDGHALYHLAAMVDDHLMGITHVLRGEEWLPSLPLHVHIYESFGWQQPKWIHLSVFLKPSGKGKMSKRETEEMKLTGQSIFIQDLARMGYLPEGVINWIALMGWSYDDKTEFFTLPDLIEKFEIAKLNPSPAAIDFKKLDHFNGLHIRALPAEELARRLQPFFEKAGYPADPALLARITPLIQERITTLDDAPEIAGFFFRPSIDVPAEKLLIKDKSAAESAAALTKALGILEALPELTAAAAEAPMRAAADELGIKAGALFTQLRNATTGQEISPPLFESMELIGRETVLARLRAGLDALSKLN from the coding sequence ATGACGCAACCCCACGCAGCCCGGGTGCGCTTTGCGCCCTCCCCCACGGGCCTTACCCACCTGGGTAGTGGCCGCACCGCCCTCTACAATTATTTGCTGGCACAGCAAAGCGGCGGCAAGTTTCTTCTGCGTATCGAAGATACTGACCAGAAACGTTTCAATCCAGATGCCGAAGGCGACCTGACCAGCAGCCTGCACTGGTTGGGCTTGCAATGGGACGAAGGCCCCGAAGTTGGCGGCCCGCACGCGCCCTATTACCAATCGCAGCGCATGGCGATCTACCGCCAGCACGCCGAAGAGTTGATCGAGCGTGGCCACGCTTTCTATTGCTTCTGCACCCCGGCCGAGCTGGACGCGGTGCGCAAGGCGCAACAGGAAGCCAAGCAGGCGCCGCATTACTCCGGCGCCTGCCGGGAGCTGCCGCTGGCTGAGGCCAAACAACGCGTGGCGGACGGCGAGACGCACGTTATCCGCTTCAAGGTCCCTAAGGACGGCAGCATCACCGTGCATGACGAGCTGCGCGGCGACATCACCGTGCAGAATCACACGATTGATGATCGTGTGCTGCTCAAGAGCGATGGCCACGCCCTGTATCACCTGGCCGCCATGGTGGATGACCATCTGATGGGCATCACCCATGTACTGCGCGGCGAGGAATGGCTGCCCAGCCTGCCGCTGCATGTGCACATCTACGAAAGCTTCGGCTGGCAGCAACCCAAATGGATCCACCTCTCGGTGTTCCTCAAGCCCAGCGGCAAGGGCAAGATGAGCAAGCGCGAGACCGAAGAAATGAAGCTCACCGGCCAATCGATCTTCATTCAAGACCTGGCGCGCATGGGCTACCTGCCTGAAGGCGTGATCAACTGGATCGCGCTGATGGGCTGGAGCTATGACGACAAAACCGAATTCTTCACCCTGCCAGACTTGATCGAGAAGTTTGAGATTGCCAAGCTCAATCCCTCACCGGCGGCGATCGACTTCAAGAAGCTGGATCATTTCAACGGGCTGCACATTCGCGCCCTGCCGGCCGAAGAGTTGGCCCGCCGCCTGCAGCCCTTCTTCGAGAAGGCCGGCTACCCGGCCGACCCAGCCCTGCTGGCGCGCATCACGCCGCTGATCCAGGAGCGCATCACCACTCTGGATGATGCACCTGAGATCGCCGGCTTCTTTTTCCGCCCCAGTATAGACGTGCCGGCTGAGAAGCTGCTCATCAAAGACAAGTCTGCCGCCGAGTCCGCTGCCGCCCTGACTAAGGCACTGGGCATCCTCGAAGCATTGCCGGAGCTGACCGCCGCCGCCGCCGAGGCGCCGATGCGCGCCGCCGCCGACGAACTGGGCATCAAAGCCGGCGCCCTATTCACCCAGCTACGTAACGCCACTACCGGCCAGGAGATCAGCCCGCCGCTCTTCGAGAGTATGGAGCTCATCGGCCGCGAGACGGTGCTGGCCCGCCTGCGGGCCGGGCTGGACGCGCTCAGCAAGCTCAACTAA
- the minE gene encoding cell division topological specificity factor MinE: protein MPSLSDLIGRSRSASTAKDRLRVVLIHDRSALPPGVMDALRQELIEVVARHIDVDQHAVRVEMVQEGRSATLQAEIPIKGAPKQHTTE, encoded by the coding sequence ATGCCTAGCCTCAGCGACCTGATCGGGCGCAGCCGCAGCGCCAGCACCGCCAAAGATCGCCTGCGCGTCGTGCTGATCCACGATCGTAGTGCGCTGCCGCCCGGCGTGATGGATGCGCTGCGCCAGGAGCTGATCGAAGTGGTAGCGCGCCATATTGACGTAGACCAGCATGCCGTGCGCGTCGAGATGGTACAGGAAGGCCGCAGTGCTACGCTGCAGGCTGAGATTCCGATTAAAGGCGCCCCCAAGCAGCACACCACTGAGTAA
- the mreC gene encoding rod shape-determining protein MreC, with product MRPSRNNPYQLAALLVLAAGILLLALGGYLTPVFNGAMNPIYGVQSWLYTRFQAIQDFVNAPVNIASLRQENAQLRAENAQLQTEIITLQQQVLENELLSALLDFARARPENVYQAAGVIGQDPSPFLHYIIINRGSDDGIRRGMPVVSQQGLVGRISQVTATAARVELITDPGSQVSVRIQPSEVDGLLSGSVTSQIGIDLLPLDASLQPGDLVFTSGIGGGYPSNILIGQVSNVRREATALFQTASVQPAVDFTQLEIVLIIVNFQPLDLSPLTGTSN from the coding sequence ATGCGCCCCTCACGCAATAATCCCTACCAGCTCGCCGCCCTGCTCGTGCTCGCTGCCGGTATCCTGCTGCTGGCGCTGGGTGGCTATCTGACGCCTGTGTTCAACGGGGCGATGAACCCGATCTATGGCGTGCAAAGCTGGCTGTACACACGCTTCCAGGCCATTCAGGATTTTGTCAACGCGCCGGTGAACATTGCCAGCTTGCGCCAGGAAAATGCCCAACTGCGTGCAGAGAACGCCCAGCTGCAAACTGAGATCATCACATTGCAACAGCAGGTGCTGGAAAACGAATTGCTCTCCGCCCTGCTGGATTTCGCCCGGGCACGCCCCGAGAACGTCTACCAGGCGGCCGGCGTGATCGGCCAGGACCCCAGCCCCTTCCTGCATTACATCATCATCAACCGCGGCTCGGATGACGGCATTCGCCGTGGCATGCCCGTGGTATCGCAACAGGGGCTGGTGGGCCGCATCTCGCAAGTCACCGCCACCGCGGCGCGGGTGGAACTGATCACCGACCCTGGCAGCCAGGTGAGTGTGCGCATCCAACCCAGCGAGGTGGATGGCTTGCTGAGCGGCAGCGTCACCAGCCAGATCGGCATTGACCTGTTGCCGCTGGATGCCAGCCTGCAACCCGGTGACCTGGTGTTCACTTCAGGCATCGGTGGTGGCTACCCCAGCAACATCCTCATCGGCCAGGTGAGTAATGTGCGTCGCGAGGCGACTGCACTGTTCCAAACCGCCTCGGTGCAACCCGCGGTGGACTTTACCCAGTTGGAAATTGTGCTGATCATCGTCAACTTCCAGCCGCTCGATCTCAGCCCACTGACGGGAACCAGCAACTAG
- a CDS encoding rod shape-determining protein RodA — MRTAIWRHFDFWLLGAVVVLLTFGVAMIRSTIAGNAELIELNVLGRQITFALAGLVVIVVCTVLDYRLWISASRVLYVLLAILLLFTIVAGQTSFGAQRWLNIGLVVLQPSELAKITMIFILADFFARNRDKIGDLRWVARSVLLTAGLVVLILLQPNLSTSIVLMTVWFSLLWASGLKLKHLALFIIGGLLAAVIAFPLLQDYQRDRIIRFIAPEEDARYGSSYNVNQAMISIGSGGLLGQGYGQATQVQLRFLKVRHNDFIFSAISAEFGLVGAVAVLGMELFIIWRCVRAARLAQDPFGSLVAYGIGVIIALHTIVNVGMNIQLLPVTGLPLPFVSAGGSSLLTFMFGIGMVESVIARHRALNFS, encoded by the coding sequence ATGCGAACTGCGATCTGGCGACACTTTGATTTCTGGCTGCTCGGCGCCGTGGTGGTCTTACTCACCTTCGGCGTCGCCATGATTCGCTCTACGATTGCCGGCAACGCCGAACTGATCGAGCTCAACGTGCTCGGGCGCCAGATCACCTTTGCCCTGGCCGGCCTGGTGGTGATCGTCGTGTGCACCGTGCTGGATTATCGCCTGTGGATCTCGGCCAGCCGTGTGTTGTATGTGCTGCTGGCCATCCTGCTGCTGTTCACCATCGTGGCCGGTCAAACCAGCTTCGGTGCACAGCGCTGGCTTAACATCGGCCTGGTGGTGCTGCAACCTTCGGAGTTGGCCAAGATCACCATGATCTTCATCCTGGCCGATTTCTTCGCCCGCAATCGTGACAAGATCGGCGATCTGCGTTGGGTGGCGCGCAGCGTGCTGCTCACCGCTGGGCTGGTGGTGCTGATCCTGCTGCAGCCTAATCTGAGCACCTCGATCGTACTGATGACGGTATGGTTCTCACTGCTCTGGGCCAGCGGGCTCAAGCTCAAACATCTCGCCTTGTTCATCATCGGCGGCCTGTTGGCTGCAGTGATCGCCTTCCCACTTTTGCAAGACTATCAGCGCGATCGTATCATTCGTTTCATCGCCCCCGAAGAGGATGCGCGCTACGGCAGCAGCTACAACGTCAACCAGGCGATGATCAGCATTGGCTCCGGCGGCCTGCTCGGCCAGGGGTACGGCCAGGCCACCCAGGTGCAATTGCGCTTCCTCAAAGTGCGCCACAACGATTTTATTTTCTCGGCCATCTCCGCCGAATTCGGCTTGGTAGGTGCCGTCGCCGTGCTGGGCATGGAGCTGTTCATCATCTGGCGCTGTGTGCGCGCCGCGCGCCTGGCGCAGGATCCCTTTGGGTCGCTGGTGGCCTATGGAATTGGCGTTATTATTGCGCTGCACACCATCGTAAATGTGGGCATGAACATTCAGTTGCTACCGGTGACCGGTTTACCGCTACCTTTTGTGAGCGCCGGTGGCAGCTCGTTGCTGACGTTTATGTTTGGCATCGGCATGGTGGAGAGCGTGATTGCTCGCCACCGCGCCCTCAATTTCTCATAG